The DNA sequence GAAGAACTTACCATGAAGAAAAAATATTTGATGATTGGCCTGATTTCTTTTACTGCATTGACCACCTTTGCTGTTGCAACTCCCGTAGAAGCAGCGATGATGGATACGGTGACTTTTGAAAATCACGGTCAGTATGTACGTAGCCATGCCACTCATCTTCGTCATCACGCTGGAGACGCCCATCAGATGAACGGCGTAAGTATGCATGCCAGAGATAAGGATGAAAATATTTCTTGTCCCACTGAATAAACGGATCCATCCTTGGACCAATAATTTAGGTGCATAGGCAATAGATTATAGTTGATGACATCTTTTGGATCATATAGCTAAATAGGGCAGCATCAAAACTAGAATAATACTTTCTAGTTTTGATGCCGCCCCTTTATTTCTGTATGGGACTTGATTTTACGCTCAGAAATAACCTTTCAAAACCGTTATGGCGGGGAATCCCGTTACTAACTCTCTCTCTGATTGTCCGATTTCTCCACGTTATCGGACAACCACCAATGCCAACTGACTCCGCTTGTCCGATTCTTCCACATTATCGGACAACCAGCAAGACAATCTCACTCTACTTGTCCGATTCTTCCACATTATCGGACAACCAGAAAGACAATCTCACTCCACTTGTCCGATTCTTCCGCATTATCGGACAACCAGAAAGACAATCTCACTCCGCTTGTCCGATTCTTCCACATTATCGGACAACCAGAAAGACAATCTCACTCTACTTGTCCGATTCCTCCGTCTTATCAGACAACCAGCAAGACTAACTCACTACACTTGTCCGATTCTTCCACATTATCGGACAACCACCACAGATCAAGCGTACTTCAACGCAATCTCTTCCACGAATTTGGTCACGTCCTTGAAGGCGTCGCAACAATCCTCCAGGGATTTATAGATTTTGCTTAGGATGACGGTGCTGACCGCATCCACATCGTTCTGATAGAGATCGCGCATGGATTGGATATACAGCAGATCGCCTTCTTTTTCACAGGCATTGATCAGGTCGATGACTGCATGGATCTCTTTTTGCGATTTCTTATAGGTTCTTAATAGCCTTACCGCCGTAAGCAGTTCTTCGGCTGATTTTTCGACCAGATCCAGGAATTGGTTGATTTCCGGGGTGATGTTCTGCGGTTGATAGATCTCAATATGGATCATGACATCCTCTATCATGTCGATGGCATGGTCCAGACTGGTTACCAGCGCAATCACATCCTGCCTGTCGAAAGGCGGCAACAGATCGTTGTACATATAGCGCATCAGCCTGTATTTCGCGAGGTCGGCATTGTGTTCGATTTCATGCATCTCGTCCAATTTTTGACTTAGATCAGC is a window from the Trichococcus shcherbakoviae genome containing:
- a CDS encoding DUF47 family protein translates to MFKKKTEKLDYFDEFIKLAEWGVQSAEFLKQVLADYPVADLSQKLDEMHEIEHNADLAKYRLMRYMYNDLLPPFDRQDVIALVTSLDHAIDMIEDVMIHIEIYQPQNITPEINQFLDLVEKSAEELLTAVRLLRTYKKSQKEIHAVIDLINACEKEGDLLYIQSMRDLYQNDVDAVSTVILSKIYKSLEDCCDAFKDVTKFVEEIALKYA